The Juglans regia cultivar Chandler chromosome 10, Walnut 2.0, whole genome shotgun sequence genome includes the window tatgtTTTCTTTGTTATACCTACTTCAATTAAATTGGGAGTTCTATAGATGTTACTTGGTTTTGTTTTTGCCAGGATCTTGGTTTCAATCGTATGCATCAAAATGAGGTCTCTGCTTCAGCTGTTGGGCACCGCCTTCCAGGATATATGGAGTATCAAGGGATGGGCGTGAGACCACAGTACCCTGTTGAGAGGAAATGGGCTCTTGGACTTCAggttagtttttaaactatgtttATGTTGGAATAGGACTCAAGTAGCGAAGTTACTCtgctgttatatatataagtagattgCTTTGCATGTTGTATATGGTCAATGCTTCCATCTCGGTAATGCCTCTCTTGAAGTCTTGCTATTTGAGAGACAATGATGTGTTTCTGTGTTAACTGCATAGCATGTGGACAGTAATAGCAGGGTGGATGTTTTTTTCCGCTGAACATTGATACATTTGTGTACTTCCAACATTTTGGCAGTCCCGAGCTCATCCTCGTGAAATAATGACGGAAGTCCTCAAAGCTCTGCAAGAATTGCATGTATGTTGGAAGAAGATTGGACACTACAACATGAAGTGCCGTTGGATTCCTAGTCATCTTGAAGGCATGCTGAACAATCCTGTGCACAATAATCACTACTTTGGGGATGAACCGACCATTGTTGAGAATGATGGTGTTACCAACTCGCCCAATGTTGTTAAGTTCGAAGTGCAGGTAATTTGTTCTGCTTGATTGTTCCTCTCTATGATTGTGCTTTCTCTGTGCTTGGATATGTAGGAATGGGCTACCCCAGCTAGCAAGCATTCTTCTGGGGAGAATGGACtggctttgtttttgttttgtgttttaacTTTGTCATTGTATGCATGATCTAGACTGACGCCAATTAAAATAGAGCTATTTCCCTCGAGTAGTGCTAATATATGCTTTCTGCTATGTTCTTACCAGCTCTACAAAACTCGGGAGGAGAAGTATCTGCTTGATCTCCAAAGGGTCCATGGCCCACAGATTCTCTTCTTGGATCTTTGTGCTGCTTTCCTGGCCCAGCTCCGAGTCCTTTAAAGCAAGAAGCCTAGCTTCACAAGAAGACCTTTGCCTGTGAATCTCTTCTGATGCTTGTGAATAAGAAGTCAATTATGTATATAACATATACAAGTTCAATTTGGTAGCTTTTTTCCCGGACTTTTTCGGGTATTGTTTAGTTTGAGCCGATCTTCAACGCTGGAATTGGTGGCTTACAATCTGGGTTTTGGTGCAGTCTGCCCTGCCCTTGGATTATATCCTTGAGGATGCTTAACATGTGACTCTTGCCTTTGATTTTTATCTAATCTGAATCCGaggttatttttgtaatagaaatctaaacttatcttcttgttcttgtttattTGAACAACCAATGACTTGGGAAGATCGGTAATTGTCTCTGTTTCGTTTCATTTCATGTTTACTCagtaattgatttttttttcttttttggatggatgcaaaaattattttatttttaaaatagttttcaactttatctttaaataataataaaaaatctcaaaaaagtattttctgtttaTTTGTGTAGGATattatgaaaagataaaaagcacataaaacttataaagaaaaatcataaaaaaaaaattatttgaaccacttaaatctaTCTACTCACTGCAACAAACTTCAAAGTTCAACATAAATATATCTCCAAAAAGTTTAATCCAAACAACTTCTCATATTTCCTATTTACTTCcacaaaatctaaataaaaaaaaaaacatatgaaaattaaaacaacaaatgtCACAGTTGTCCCTACCCAAACATATTTACTCGTAGGCTTGTagccattttcattttctcacaCTGTGGATGGGTGGCATCTAGTAGAGGATAGGAgttgaaatgatgatgatgatggatgaGACAGGGAGAAAGGAAGAGCCTCACTCGGGAGAAAATGACTGTTTGAGTGAGGGTCCTTTCTACATACATTTCACTCTAGTTGTTGTTTTATCATTTCTGTTACTGAAGTCAAAGTGAAATGCTCAAACAATATTTCAATCTTCAAAATCTCAATTCCCACCCTGAATCAAAGAATTAAAAGAGCTGAAGAAGATCACAAAATCAAAGCCAatcaaaagaaggaagaaagcaGATCTTAAAAAACTATAGCCTACAGTACTACTACAATATCAGTTATCAATCTCGTCTCTATGATTCGGAGCAACTTTTTCATTATCTTCTTCAGCAACCCTGAGATCTCAATGATCATGTTCTTCTTGTTCTGTGTTCATTGGTACATCAACATCTTCATAACCAACCCTCCCATGATCCAACACCTGCTTCAGAAGTTCCTTCCTCAAATCTATTGGACAGGAGATTATGAAGTTTAAAAATGTCAGAAACCAGCTTTAGACTTCTAAGTTGAAATCTTTAAATGACAATTTATAAGTTTGAAATGGGAATTCATGAAATACAAGCTAATTCTTCATCCTAAAAATAGTGCGTAGAGCATATAAAAGACTTGCGAGAAAAGCAAGGATCGTTCTATTCGCTCATAAGAATGACAGGAAACAGAAATGGCATTTTACTTCATCGTATACGCTAATAAAAGGTCCGttacatgtttttcttttcctcggACATACATCAGATAACagcatttcataaaataaatgtgaatattttcacttgTTAATTAGAGCATCAAATGTTATGATCAACAGAAGAACCTCTATCAATCAGTTAACAAAGCAGATAGGTGGAAGATCCAGGGAGCTCCAAAGTGACCATTCACCTTCGTTGCTCAAAGAAGAGGCCGAAGAAGTTCCCATTTCAACTGAACTTTGTGGGGTTTCCTCCTCCCTCTTCCCCATCATTTCcacatattcttcttcttcttcttcttctgcactCTTCTCCACTTTGTTGTTGTTGCATGCCTTCTGTAGATTGCTTAATTGGTCAGATATTCCTCTTCCATTCAAATTTCTTGATCTGTTTTTCAACTTTAAGCACTCAGATATCCCATTGAATGCATAGAGAGAAGCTGAGAACTTCCTTTCATATTTCATCCTCTTCATGGCTGCTCTTAGCATTGATGGCTCATCAGTGTAGTTCTCTGGTTCCAGTACCGGTTCCTCAATCTCTTCGGCAATCTCAAATGGGGAATAGAAACAGTTTCCAATAGAATCATCCACAAATCGGAAATCAATGATTCCAACATCAGTGCCTGCTTCTTCTCCATCTTCCTCTCCTTCACCTCCAAAACTCCCGTCACCGCTAGAGGTCTGTGCTACATTTGGATTCCAATTGTAGTCGAAGtccgtttctctctctctacagtCTTGTTTTTCTGTAAAAGACGATTCAAAACTCGGGTTCATATAATCAGGACTGGCAGCAGTTGCACTAGTACTGGGTACATTAATGTTGTTGAAGTTGGTGTAATCTTCAGGATCATTGAGGTAATCTGTGAATGAGGTATCTGAGAAATCTGTTGCTTCATCTCTGTACGCTTCTGCTTGTTTCTTTTCCTGCTGGCCGATGGGCAAGGAAGACGTGGCCGATGAAGCAGTGCAAGTACTGCTATTCCTTGTTTTGAGTCTTTGGAGGAGGAGGTTAGTGATCTTCGAGGAAAGAGCTggggatgaagatgatgatgaggaacAAGGCCAGAAGTTTGTCCGAGTGTTGGCACCACGCAGCAAGCAAGCAGCCTCATCATAGGCCCTGGCTGCTTCCTCAGCTGTATCAAAAGTGCCTAACCACACTCTTATCTTCTGAATGGTGTCCTTGATCTCCGCCACCCATCGGCCGGATGGCCTTTGCCGGACGCCAACAAATCGCTTTCGGGCTCTCACGGCTCCACCTAGAGCCACGGTTGCAGCAGCTTCCTTCACCATCTGATCCCAAACCATGGTTCCCTCCCTAGAATTTTTATCTTCCACGGTCTCACCACTAGAGTTTCTCTTCCTAGCCATGTATAGTACttcagttgttttttttttctgttctttgtgTGAAGATCTCCTAATGTGTCTCTcttaaattttcttctctaaACTTGGTAAATTTGCCTCTTTTTCTCTAATCAAACTGATCTACTGCCGGGGAGTACTCGTGAAGGTTTGGTTTCTATGCTTCTGTTTGTGTTGGTATGTTGCAATTTATATGAAGGGAGTGGAGTGGAAGATCCTGTCAAACGAAAGTGGAGAGCTGAAAGGGTCTTGCtgctttttgttcttgtttagttgtttctttataattttgGCTTTTATGTCGATCCATGTGGAGGCTTCTCTTTCAAAATAAAGTGGGAAACCGACCATCTAATTGCTGCAAATTAATTgcaatttattaattaatcttGCTTTGACCGAGCCAATGGGGTACCTTATAATTAGAGTTATTTTccttgatataatattattttaatttttaagagttcaacatgatttttttattttttattttattttcagaatggaAACGTAAGCTTAAGCTGCTGCTGCCGCCTGCAGAATGGGTCGTTAATTGCACTTCATCTTGTTAATTTATTCGATTATAATTTGATGATTTCGACAAATTATTGACCTATCCTTTATCATGCAAGTAGAGACAATTAAAGCATAAAACTCGTCACCCAAAGTGAAAGAAACTACAATATATATTAGGAGCCAAACGTActaacttttgaaaatatctcCATCACTTGGAAGAAGAAATACATTCATTGTAAATTAACAGTAATAGTACCAAGAGGACCCCAACTACTTTCAACTACTTTTTGTTGTTGTCCTGATCAAAGATGAACATCCAGATAGAcgtaagaatatatataagatcagaACGAGGTCGTGGAGGCGGATCTCAACATGAAACCTCATCACAACAAACacagataaaagaaaaacaaatgatataTTGATCCTGAAAACTTAATTAGGACTCATtcggatagtgagatgaaataagataagatggttttaaataTCGTTAGTTTTTACAACTCTTCtcctcttaactcatcttatcttatttaatcattacaactttcttaaattctcacacaaaataaaataaacaatttaatttttttaaatcttaaaaccaaaataatattaaaaatatatattctaacgatattttattcaacttttaattttaatcttaacccATCTCATCTACAAAACCAAACGAGGC containing:
- the LOC108985950 gene encoding ethylene-responsive transcription factor ERN1-like, with protein sequence MARKRNSSGETVEDKNSREGTMVWDQMVKEAAATVALGGAVRARKRFVGVRQRPSGRWVAEIKDTIQKIRVWLGTFDTAEEAARAYDEAACLLRGANTRTNFWPCSSSSSSSPALSSKITNLLLQRLKTRNSSTCTASSATSSLPIGQQEKKQAEAYRDEATDFSDTSFTDYLNDPEDYTNFNNINVPSTSATAASPDYMNPSFESSFTEKQDCRERETDFDYNWNPNVAQTSSGDGSFGGEGEEDGEEAGTDVGIIDFRFVDDSIGNCFYSPFEIAEEIEEPVLEPENYTDEPSMLRAAMKRMKYERKFSASLYAFNGISECLKLKNRSRNLNGRGISDQLSNLQKACNNNKVEKSAEEEEEEEYVEMMGKREEETPQSSVEMGTSSASSLSNEGEWSLWSSLDLPPICFVN